A section of the Oncorhynchus gorbuscha isolate QuinsamMale2020 ecotype Even-year linkage group LG04, OgorEven_v1.0, whole genome shotgun sequence genome encodes:
- the LOC124034523 gene encoding transient receptor potential cation channel subfamily M member 7-like, with the protein MDLCYDHLCAYMNSVSTMSRRSWIEDTFCKRACGKFIPACRDLHRCFPMCQVCQNLIRCCCGRLVGEHTLLETGPSMFSWPGPGTGQQEEWSVESHTQTSATDAYGTIDFQDSAGRNCHAKYVRVAVDAKAEALLQLMRSEWQMERPKLLLTVHGGTENFPLPLKVRQAFSKGLITAAQSTGAWILTDGINTGVSRYVGEAVKTYGTHDLRKRNAVGVTPWGVIDNHSDLIGRDVLRPYQPLGNPLSKRVCLNGLHSHFLLVDDGTLGKHGCQLGLRRKLERHIQLQKIHPRFNQGVPVVCVVVEGGLDIVSMVLEYVSSVPPRACVCLRGIRSGS; encoded by the exons ATGGACCTATGTTATGATCATTTATGTGCCTATATGAATTCAGTTTCTACAATG TCACGGAGATCTTGGATTGAAGATACCTTCTGCAAGAGAGCATGTGGTAAATTCATCCCAGCATGTCGAGACCTACACAG AtgttttccaatgtgtcaagtatgCCAAAACCTAATAAG ATGCTGCTGTGGACGTCTGGTAGGGGAGCACACCTTACTGGAGACTGGCCCTTCCATGTTCAGCTGGCCTGGGCCTGGGACAGGGCAGCAAGAGGAGTGGTCAGTGGAGTCCCACACACAAACCAGTGCCACTGATGCCTATGGAACCATTGACTTCCAGGACAGTGCTGGACGTAACTGCCATGCCAAG TATGTTCGTGTTGCGGTCGATGCCAAGGCTGAGGCTCTGCTGCAGCTGATGCGGAGTGAATGGCAGATGGAACGGCCTAAACTACTGCTGACGGTTCATGGGGGGACAGAgaacttccccctccctctcaagGTTAGACAGGCCTTCAGCAAAGGCCTGATCACAGCAGCCCAGAGCACTGGAGCCTGGATACTCACAGACGGCATCAACACAG GTGTGTCCCGGTACGTAGGGGAGGCTGTGAAAACATATGGCACCCATGACCTCAGGAAGAGGAACGCTGTAGGGGTCACGCCCTGGGGTGTAATTGACAATCACAGTGACCTTATAGGGAGAGAT GTGCTCAGGCCCTACCAGCCTCTGGGAAACCCCTTGAGTAAGAGGGTGTGTCTGAACGGCCTGCACTCCCACTTCTTGTTAGTGGACGATGGAACTCTGGGAAAACATGGCTGCCAGCTGGGACTCAGGAGGAAGCTGGAGAGGCACATTCAACTGCAGAAGATCCACCCtc GGTTTAACCAGGGTGTgccagtggtgtgtgtggtggtggagggCGGCCTTGACATTGTGTCCATGGTGCTGGAGTACGTGAGCAGTGTGCCCCCCCGTGCCTGTGTTTGTCTTCGAGGGATCAGGTCGGGCAGCTGA
- the wu:fa19b12 gene encoding uncharacterized protein wu:fa19b12: MTKRRAEDGLFHDTPVKRSCFRPFDKFDTQLESMAAAGCVSPPSLLALLGRRCKKRPYYFEDQEEHQETLKPRKLSNSEHRVSAPPSVLVNNSGSIRESAYADSGCSTVTSKKRARDNTVTRYDAPRIVTHKYDDGNDLCTFNSFQYWRVPLPELDISLLQNGNLSGSNGEPPAKELSCEAMES; encoded by the exons ATGACGAAAAGGCGAGCTGAAGACGGTTTGTTCCACGACACGCCTGTTAAAAGATCATGTTTTCGTCCATTTGACAAATTTGATACGCAGTTAGAAAGCATGGCTGCAGCCGGGTGCGTGAGTCCGCCATCTCTGCTCGCTTTGTTGGGGAGACGCTGCAAAAAGAGACCGTATTATTTCGAAGATCAGGAGGAACATCAAGAAACACTTAAACCGCGCAAGCTGTCAAATAGTGAACATCGGGTCAGTGCACCACCGAGTGTGCTGGTAAATAATTCTGGAAGTATCCGAGAGAGTGCATATGCGGACTCTGGTTGCTCAACGGTGACCTCTAAGAAACGTGCACGAGATAACACTGTCACAAGATACGATGCTCCAAGGATT GTGACACACAAATATGATGATGGCAATGACCTATGCACTTTCAACTCATTCCAGTACTGGAGGGTCCCTCTACCAGAGCTGGACATTTCACTCCTTCAGAATGGAAACCTCTCTGGATCAAATGGAGAACCCCCTGCCAAAGAATTATCCTGTGAAGCCATGGAGTCATAA